Proteins encoded in a region of the Panicum hallii strain FIL2 chromosome 3, PHallii_v3.1, whole genome shotgun sequence genome:
- the LOC112887551 gene encoding protein CHUP1, chloroplastic has protein sequence MLVRLGFVVVASVAAFTLKRANSGGRHHKDNGQARERKDKTSNSEHGEKEDEKEEVKTISSMINSARSLDDDDDDMLSEIESLLSGDIDIPIPRDRFDVNGRSGYNAHMANEAAEIDRLRSLVREMEEREVKLEGELLEYYGMKEMETDVAELQKQLKTKTVEINLLNNTINSMQAERKKLQDEVARGEVAKKELETARSKIKELQRQIQLEAGQTKSQLMLLKQQVIGLKAKEEEAAKKEAEVQRKLKKLKELEVEVIELRRKNKELLYEKRDLIVKLDAAEGKITESDVVAHAREEINKLRHTNEDLAKQVEGLQMNRFSEVEELVYLRWVNACLRFELRNYQMPSGKVSARDLNRTLSPKSQERAKQLMLEYAGSERGQGDTDLESASSMPSSMPSSPGSEDFDNVSIDSSSSRYSFLSKRPNLMQKLKKWGSRKDDSSTLASPISGSPRRKPKGPLEALMLKNAGDGTAITTFGQRDPNDILDEENVASSFQLMSKTVEGFADEKYPAYKDRHKLATEREKAIKEKAGQARAQRFGGGHSSALVSSPNGALPPKLAQIKERAPAANAASSDQSSDNQNNTLVVSQLKLANIEKRATRVPRPPPTRSTAASGATNTSSGVQTPRPPGAPPPPPPPPGKAGGPPPPPPPPGALPRSLAGGDKVHRAPEIVEFYQSLMKREAKKETSLGSVSSNVSDARSNMIGEIENRSTFLLAVKADVETQGEFVESLASEVRAASFANIDVVVAFVNWLDEELSFLVDERAVLKHFDWPESKTDAIREAAFEYQDLIKLQNKVSSFTDDPQLACEEALKKMYSLLEKVEQSVYALLRTRDMAVSRYKEYGIPVDWLSDSGVVGKIKLASVQLANKYMKRVASELDALQGTEKEPNREFLLLQGVRFAFRVHQFAGGFDAESMKAFEELRSKMAAQPSAPQITEA, from the exons ATGCTTGTGAGATTGGGCTTCGTCGTTGTAGCCTCCGTCGCAGCTTTTACTCTTAAGAGAGCTAACAGTGGGGGCAGGCATCATAAAG ACAATGGCCAAGCAAGGGAAAGGAAGGACAAGACAAGCAATTCTGAACAT GGTGAGAAAGAAGACGAGAAGGAAGAGGTTAAAACAATCAGCAGCATGATCAACTCAGCCCGATCGCTagacgatgacgatgatgataTGCTTTCCGAGATTGAGAGCCTCCTGTCAGGAGACATTGACATTCCTATACCAAGGGATCGGTTCGATGTAAATGGACGGTCAGGGTACAACGCTCACATGGCTAATGAGGCCGCTGAAATAGACAGGCTGCGCAGCCTGGTGCGGGAGATGGAGGAGAGGGAGGTGAAGCTCGAAGGCGAGCTGCTGGAGTACTACGGCATGAAGGAGATGGAGACCGACGTCGCTGAGCTGCAGAAGCAGCTCAAGACCAAGACGGTGGAGATTAACTTGCTCAACAACACCATCAATTCAATGCAGGCGGAGCGGAAGAAGCTGCAGGATGAGGTTGCGCGTGGAGAGGTAGCCAAGAAAGAGCTCGAAACGGCTAGGAGCAAGATTAAGGAGCTGCAGCGGCAGATACAGCTGGAGGCTGGCCAGACAAAAAGTCAGCTGATGCTGCTGAAACAGCAGGTCATCGGATTGAAGGCCAAGGAGGAAGAGGCGGCCAAAAAAGAAGCCGAGGTCCAGCGAAAGCTGAAGAAGCTCAAGGAATTGGAAGTGGAGGTAATTGAGCTCAGGAGGAAGAACAAGGAGCTTCTGTACGAGAAGAGAGATCTAATAGTGAAGTTGGATGCAGCAGAAGGGAAAATAACAGAG AGTGATGTAGTCGCCCACGCAAGAGAAGAGATAAACAAACTGAGGCATACAAATGAGGACCTCGCAAAGCAAGTGGAAGGGCTACAAATGAACAGATTCAGTGAAGTAGAGGAGTTGGTGTACCTGCGTTGGGTCAATGCTTGTCTGAGATTCGAGCTACGCAACTATCAGATGCCATCAGGGAAAGTCTCTGCCCGTGATCTTAACAGGACCCTGAGCCCCAAGTCACAGGAAAGGGCCAAACAGCTTATGTTGGAGTATGCAGGATCTGAACGAGGTCAGGGTGATACAGACCTTGAGAGTGCTTCTTCAATGCCTTCTTCAATGCCTTCTTCACCTGGAAGTGAAGACTTTGACAATGTTTCAATTGATAGTTCTTCCAGCAGATACAGCTTCCTAAGCAAAAGGCCTAATCTGATGCAAAAGCTCAAAAAGTGGGGAAGCAGGAAGGATGACAGCAGTACTTTAGCCTCCCCAATCAGTGGCTCTCCAAGGAGAAAACCAAAGGGCCCCCTGGAAGCTCTCATGCTAAAAAATGCAGGAGATGGTACAGCCATAACGACGTTTGGACAGAGAGATCCCAATGACATCTTGGACGAGGAAAATGTTGCATCCTCATTCCAATTGATGTCAAAGACAGTCGAAGGTTTTGCAGATGAGAAATATCCTGCTTACAAAGATAGGCACAAACTTGCAACTGAACGGGAGAAGGCGATAAAAGAGAAGGCTGGGCAAGCAAGAGCACAAAGGTTTGGCGGTGGCCATAGTTCAGCTCTTGTTTCTTCTCCAAATGGTGCACTCCCACCAAAACTTGCTCAGATTAAGGAGAGAGCCCCTGCAGCTAATGCTGCATCCAGTGATCAATCTAGTGACAATCAGAACAACACCCTGGTGGTGAGCCAGTTGAAGCTCGCCAACATTGAGAAGAGAGCAACAAGAGTCCCCAGGCCACCTCCCACTCGATCAACCGCTGCTTCAGGGGCTACCAATACTTCAAGTGGAGTACAAACACCACGTCCACCAGgtgcacctcctcctccaccgccacctcctgggaaagctggtggcccaccgccaccaccaccgcctccaGGTGCTCTACCCAGGAGCCTTGCTGGGGGTGACAAGGTACACCGTGCACCAGAGATCGTGGAGTTCTATCAAAGTCTCATGAAGCGTGAAGCAAAGAAGGAGACATCTCTAGGATCAGTGTCATCCAATGTTTCTGATGCCAGGAGTAATATGATTGGAGAGATTGAGAACAGATCAACATTCCTCTTGGCT GTCAAAGCTGATGTAGAGACACAAGGAGAATTTGTCGAGTCTCTAGCAAGCGAGGTCCGAGCAGCAAGCTTTGCAAATATTGATGTTGTTGTTGCATTTGTTAATTGGTTGGATGAGGAGTTATCCTTCTTG GTTGATGAACGAGCAGTGCTAAAACATTTCGATTGGCCAGAGAGCAAAACTGATGCAATAAGAGAAGCAGCTTTTGAGTACCAAGACCTGATAAAGTTACAAAACAAGGTCTCATCCTTTACCGATGATCCACAACTTGCATGTGAAGAAGCTCTCAAGAAGATGTATTCCTTGCTTGAGAA GGTGGAGCAGAGTGTTTACGCACTACTCCGTACTAGAGACATGGCCGTCTCACGTTACAAGGAGTATGGGATCCCAGTTGACTGGCTGTCTGATTCTGGAGTAGTTGGCAAG ATAAAATTGGCATCTGTCCAGCTCGCAAACAAGTATATGAAGAGGGTTGCTTCAGAACTTGATGCTTTGCAAGGCACCGAGAAAGAGCCCAATAGAGAGTTTTTGCTTCTCCAGGGTGTGAGGTTCGCTTTCCGAGTTCATCAG TTTGCCGGAGGCTTTGATGCAGAAAGCATGAAAGCTTTTGAAGAGCTAAGAAGCAAGATGGCTGCACAGCCATCAGCTCCGCAGATAACTGAGGCGTAA
- the LOC112887099 gene encoding oleosin 16 kDa-like, which translates to MADRHQHVHAHGERPDSPSATLLRRVQTHAPNSTQVVGFLALLVSGAVLLLLTGLTLTGAVVALVFLGPIALLTSPIWVPVAIAVSVLVAAALSACGFAVAALAAGTWMYRYFTGRHPVGADRVDYARSRIADTASHVKDYAREYGGYLHSRSKDAAPGA; encoded by the coding sequence ATGGCGGATCGGCATCAGCACGTCCACGCGCACGGCGAGCGGCCGGACTCGCCGTCGGCGACGCTGCTGCGGCGGGTGCAGACCCACGCGCCCAACTCAACGCAGGTGGTGGGCTTCCTGGCGCTGCTCGTGTCAGGCGCCGTGCTCCTCCTCCTGACGGGGCTCACGCTGACGGGCGCCGTCGTGGCGCTCGTCTTCCTGGGCCCGATCGCGCTGCTCACCAGCCCCATCTGGGTGCCCGTCGCCATCGCAGTCTccgtcctcgtcgccgccgcgctcTCCGCCTGCGGCTTCGCCGTCGCGGCGCTCGCGGCGGGCACCTGGATGTACCGCTACTTCACGGGGCGCCACCCCGTGGGCGCCGACCGGGTGGACTACGCGCGCAGCCGGATCGCCGACACGGCCAGCCACGTCAAGGACTACGCGCGCGAGTACGGCGGCTACCTGCACAGCCGCTCCAAGGACGCCGCGCCAGGCGCctag
- the LOC112886620 gene encoding uncharacterized protein LOC112886620, whose product MKRPHRRFHQTPLPPPPTRTTRTNQPRPATPSRKRQRDPVPSSMEAEAFPIRFTRGVRAYWRRRKYHRLEAADGTASGGATRQLGAARRGGWGAMRRLRVRVRVALAAPRRALARARDAYVGAMLALARRASALALPGGADGLWAKRVPRRKQLPAPRATEFEQRLILEIYKSIVASKELTTMLHSSAAHLPPRAAAAPMPAKHLLDM is encoded by the coding sequence ATGAAGCGTCCGCACCGCCGTTTCCACCAAACTCCCCTGCCCCCTCCTCCTACTCGCACCACCCGCACCAACCAACCCCGGCCAGCCACCCCCTCGCGCAAGCGACAGCGCGATCCCGTTCCATCGTCCATGGAGGCGGAGGCGTTCCCGATACGGTTCACGCGGGGCGTGCGCGCCTACTGGCGCCGGCGCAAGTACCACCGCCTGGAGGCCGCGGACGGCACGGCCAGTGGCGGAGCCACGCGGCAGctgggcgcggcgcggcgcggcgggtggGGCGCCATGCGGcggctgcgcgtgcgcgtgcgcgtggccctggccgcgccgcggcgcgcgctggcgcgggcgcgggaCGCGTACGTGGGTGCTATGCTGGCGCTGGCCAGGCGGGCGTCCGCGCTCGCGCTGCCCGGCGGCGCCGACGGGCTCTGGGCCAAGCGCGTGCCGCGCCGGAAGCAGCTGCCGGCGCCGCGGGCGACGGAATTCGAGCAGCGGCTCATCCTCGAGATCTACAAGTCCATCGTCGCCTCCAAGGAGCTCACCACCATGCTCCACTCCTCCGCCGCGCACCTGCCGCCGCGGGCGGCTGCCGCCCCGATGCCCGCCAAGCACCTGCTCGACATGTAA
- the LOC112888071 gene encoding probable 2-oxoglutarate-dependent dioxygenase AOP1: protein MGTDAMQLPKIDFSGVDPSAPGTGTWSAVRAQVMDALATFGCFDADFPALTPEQRAALFDGAVRLLFALPVDAKRRNYHGADKPFHGYLGGIPGYDGYESLAIVDGTKPEPVRDFAGLMWPDGGSNDGFCNAVHGVAARIFELEEAVRRMVMEGLGVAKYHDALSASTWHLFRMSEYQAPSAAEKTVRFGSHQDTNLLSIVCQHEVEGLEMQTRDGQWVLVKPSPTSLVVMVGQALRAWTNDRLHAPFHRISVAGDVTRYSAMLFSVPNFKIQAPDELVDDEHPPRFKPHDNNDYIRYCVSEEGARQEDKLKAFCGV from the exons ATGGGCACCGATGCGATGCAGCTCCCAAAGATCGACTTCTCCGGCGTGGACCCGTCGGCGCCGGGCACCGGCACCTGGTCGGCGGTGCGCGCCCAGGTGATGGACGCGCTGGCCACGTTCGGCTGCTTCGACGCGGATTTCCCGGCCCTGACCCCGGAGCAACGTGCCGCGCTCTTCGACGGCGCCGTGAGGCTGCTCTTCGCGCTGCCCGTCGACGCCAAGCGCCGCAACTACCACGGCGCCGACAAGCCCTTCCACGGCTACCTCGGCGGCATCCCGGGCTACGACGGCTACGAGAGCCTCGCCATCGTGGACGGCACCAAGCCCGAGCCCGTCCGCGACTTCGCCGGCCTCATGTGGCCCGACGGCGGCAGCAACGACGGCTTCTG CAATGCCGTCCATGGCGTGGCGGCGCGGATCTTTGAGCTGGAGGAGGCGGTGCGGAGGATGGTGATGGAAGGGCTCGGGGTGGCCAAGTACCACGACGCTCTGAGCGCGTCGACGTGGCACCTGTTCCGTATGTCGGAGTACCAGGCGCCCAGCGCCGCGGAGAAGACGGTCAGGTTCGGGTCGCATCAGGACACCAATCTGCTCAGCATCGTGTGCCAGCACGAGGTGGAGGGGCTGGAAATGCAGACGAGGGACGGGCAGTGGGTCCTCGTCAAGCCATCGCCGACGTCGCTCGTCGTCATGGTCGGCCAGGCACTCCGG GCATGGACAAACGACCGCTTGCACGCACCATTTCACCGGATTTCTGTCGCCGGGGATGTCACCAGGTACTCTGCCATGCTGTTCTCCGTCCCGAATTTCAAGATTCAGGCGCCAGATGAACTTGTGGACGACGAGCACCCTCCCCGTTTCAAGCCTCATGACAACAACGACTACATCCGCTACTGTGTTTCTGAAGAAGGTGCTCGCCAGGAAGATAAGCTCAAGGCCTTCTGCGGAGTATAG
- the LOC112888070 gene encoding probable 2-oxoglutarate-dependent dioxygenase AOP1, whose product MSAEAAQLPRIDFSGVDPSAPGAGTWLAARAQVVDAFATFGCFDAHYPALAPELRAALFDGAVRPLFALPVDAKRRNHYGPDKPFHGYLGELQGLDGQESLAIVDASKPEAVRAFGDLVWPGGGGDAGFCEALHGAAKRMAELEEAVRRMVLEGLGVAEHHEPLNASTWHLFRMWEYDAGEKKVRHPGSPGPHQDTNALSLVCQHEVEGLEVRTKGGEWIRVTPSPTSLVVMVGNALRAWTNDRLQAPFHRVTVRGNVNRYSAILFSIPSCRIQPPVELVDDEHPPRFKPYYHDDFVRFSVSEEGARHEDKLNSYCGL is encoded by the exons ATGAGCGCCGAGGCGGCGCAGCTCCCCCGGATCGACTTCTCCGGCGTGGACCCGTCGGCGCCGGGCGCCGGCACCTGGTTGGCGGCGCGCGCCCAGGTGGTGGACGCGTTCGCCACTTTCGGCTGCTTCGACGCGCACTACCCAGCCCTGGCCCCGGAGCTCCGCGCCGCGCTCTTTGACGGCGCCGTGAGGCCGCTCTTCGCTCTGCCGGTCGACGCCAAGCGCCGCAACCACTACGGGCCCGACAAGCCCTTCCACGGCTACCTCGGCGAGCTCCAGGGTCTCGACGGCCAGGAGAGCCTCGCCATCGTGGACGCCTCCAAGCCCGAGGCCGTCCGCGCCTTCGGCGACCTCGTgtggcccggcggcggcggcgacgccggtTTCTG CGAGGCCCTCCATGGCGCGGCGAAGCGGAtggccgagctggaggaggcgGTGCGGAGGATGGTGCTGGAGGGGCTCGGGGTGGCCGAGCACCACGAGCCGCTGAACGCGTCGACATGGCACCTGTTCCGGATGTGGGAGTACGACGCCGGGGAGAAGAAGGTCAGGCACCCCGGATCCCCCGGACCCCACCAGGACACCAACGCGCTCAGCCTGGTGTGCCAGCACGAGGTGGAGGGGTTGGAGGTGCGGACCAAGGGCGGGGAGTGGATCCGCGTCACGCCGTCGCCGACGTCGCTCGTCGTCATGGTCGGCAACGCGCTCCGG GCATGGACAAACGACCGTCTGCAAGCGCCATTTCACCGGGTTACCGTCCGTGGGAATGTCAACAGATACTCTGCCATCCTGTTCTCGATCCCCAGCTGCAGGATTCAGCCGCCCGTTGAACTTGTGGACGACGAACACCCTCCCCGTTTCAAGCCATATTACCACGACGACTTCGTGCGCTTCTCCGTTTCTGAGGAAGGCGCTCGCCACGAAGATAAGCTCAATTCCTACTGTGGATTATAG
- the LOC112886987 gene encoding zinc finger CCCH domain-containing protein 39-like, with the protein MEVVLAPTQPDGLHAAFGPKEPCGFGDRRFSSPSLLTNGDDLFYGYASPSSPFGFSRVLSTPSPRAASLSRGSSDSGSVVHDGNDAAAAAAAERRQRLARLALQYQEVVTRFELCLSYLADTSNEAAALRRENDELRIANEDLARRIKMVGGKLVDEFSGLSLAEEHPIPLGPLTPLPAAPAIPKSISVRSPGYLKMNQSGKHRPSKPTKLGSQRVFVGMDNGVNGEGELKGGEEQQPNSGLEFEVYNQGMLKTELCNKWEETGACPYGDQCQFAHGIAELRPVIRHPRYKTEVCRMVLAGVVCPYGHRCHFRHSITPTDLFPRQP; encoded by the exons ATGGAAGTGGTCCTCGCTCCGACCCAGCCCGACGGCCTGCACGCGGCGTTCGGGCCCAAGGAGCCCTGCGGCTTTGGAGATCGAcgcttctcctcgcccagcctGCTCACCAATGGCGACGATCTCTTCTACGGCTACGCCTCCCCCTCGTCCCCCTTCGGCTTCAGCCGCGTCCTCTCCACGCCgtcgccgcgcgccgcctcgctcTCCCGCGGCTCCTCCGACTCCGGCTCCGTCGTCCATGATGGGAACGatgcggcggccgccgccgccgcagaacGCCGCCAACGCCTCGCCCGCCTCGCTCTCCAGTACCAGGAGGTGGTCACCCGCTTCGAACTCTGCCTCTCGTACCTCGCCGACACCAGcaacgaggcggcggcgctccgccgGGAGAACGACGAGCTCCGCATCGCCAACGAGGATCTCGCCCGCCGCATCAAGATGGTCGGCGGCAAGCTCGTCGACGAGTTCAGCGGTCTGAGTCTCGCCGAGGAGCACCCTATCCCACTTGGTCCTCTAACACCGCTGCCAGCCGCACCGGCGATACCGAAGAGCATCTCCGTTCGTTCGCCCGGCTACCTCAAGATGAACCAGAGCGGCAAGCATCGCCCGTCCAAGCCAACGAAGCTGGGCTCG CAGCGCGTGTTCGTAGGCATGGACAATGGCGTCAATGGGGAGGGGGAGCTCAAGGGTGGGGAGGAGCAGCAGCCCAACAGCGGGCTGGAGTTCGAGGTGTACAATCAGGGCATGTTGAAGACGGAGCTGTGCAACAAGTGGGAGGAGACCGGCGCGTGCCCGTACGGCGACCAGTGCCAGTTTGCGCACGGCATCGCCGAGCTCCGCCCCGTGATCCGCCACCCGCGCTACAAGACCGAGGTCTGCCGCATGGTGCTCGCGGGCGTCGTCTGCCCCTACGGCCACCGCTGCCACTTCCGCCACTCCATCACCCCCACCGACCTCTTCCCCCGGCAGCCCTGA